The Stieleria maiorica genome includes the window CGGCAACAAGCCGACGCGTGGTTGTTGGGGCGGATGGTCTGCGGCGTCGACCGACTGCCCGAACTTGCGGCTTGTTCCAGCCTGCTCCGCGGGACGCCGATCCGATTGACGCTGGTTTGCCCCACCGTGGGCGACTTCAAAGACGTGGCTGATTTCCAGCGGGCTCAGGCAGCTCATTTCTGCGTTGCCGCGTTGGAATTGAAATTGCCGGCGTGGATGGTCGAGTCGGTTGATTCACTGGATCAGTTTTTGGACCACGTCTCAAAGGTGACCGACGCGCTCGCAATGCGAAACGCGGACGTGTTCTTGGAGATCGCTGCCGGCGACTGGGGAAACGCTCTGACCAATGTGCTGTCGTCGATTCAAGCGAGAGGTTCTACACGCGTGGGGCTGAAAATCCGTCTCGGGGGACTGTCCGAAAACGCGCTGCCGACACCGCTACAAGTCGGCATCTTCATTGACGCTTGTCGATCTGCCGGCGTGCGCTGGAAGGCCACGGCAGGCTTGCATCATCCTCTCTCCCGTCCGAAAGAATCTGGACAGACAGAATTCGGTTTCCTGAACTTGTTTTCCGCCGCCGTGTTGGCATGTGTCCATCAGCTGGCACCGTCGCAAATCGCCGCGATCTTGGCGGAAACATCCGCCGACGCGTTTCAGTTCGATGAACGCTCGATGTCGTGGGGCGATCACGGGGCCACGCTGAGCGAGATTGCAGATGGTCGACGGGAATCGATCCGATCATTCGGAAGCTGTAGTTTTGAGGAACCTCGCGATGGACTACGGCAATTGAATCTGTTCGGCGCGTCCGATCCATTGGAAGTTCATCAGACAGAGTCCCCGTCATGATTTCGACGACCGATCCTCGTCTTCGCAGCTTCGTTCCGGCAGAGCCCGAGTCGCACTTTCCGATTCAGAATCTTCCCTACGGTGTTTTCCGGCCTCCCGGCGGAACGCCCCGAGTCGGCGTGGCCATCGGCGATCGTGTATTGGACCTCTCTGTGCTTGCCAGCCGGCACTTGTTGGATGTCCCCGAAGCAGAACACGTTTTTTCACAGGGATCCCTGAATGCATTCATGGCACTCGGTCGAACGGCATGGGGACAGACTCGCCGAACCATCAGCCACCTGCTGCGTTCCGATGTGGCGACCATTCGCGATGACATCGAACTACGCGAGCAAACTCTGTTGCCGATCGAAGAGGTTGAATTGTTGTTGCCGATTGAAATCGGTGACTACACCGACTTTTATTCCTCGCGGCACCACGCGACCAACGTCGGTTCGATGATCCGAGGACCAGAGAATGCGTTGAATCCGAATTGGGTGCACCTGCCGGTTGCCTACCACGGCCGCGCCAGTTCGGTAGTCGTCTCCGGAACCAATGTGTTTCGCCCTCGAGGTCAGCGTCTGACAGCGCAGGGAGACGCACCATCACTGGGACCAAGTCGCGCGGTCGATTTCGAATTGGAAGTCGGCTTCGTGATCGGAACCGGCAACACGTTGGGGCATCCCGTTTCGATCGATCAAGCCGAGGAGCATGTTTTCGGTGTCGTTCTGGTGAACGACTGGAGTGCTCGCGACATACAGAAATGGGAGTATCAGCCGCTGGGGCCGTTTCTTTCCAAGAACTTCGCCACCAGCATTTCACCGTGGGTCGTCACCCTGGAAGCGTTGGCACCCTTCCGCAGTGAAGGTCCACGGCAAGATCCGCCCCCGTTGCCTTATTTGGCGGGCACGACCAACCGCACATTCGACATTCATCTGGAAGCGGTGCTGCGAACCTCCCGCATGCCCAAGGGCCAGAGAATCACCGCCACCAACTTGCGTCACGTCTATTGGAGTTTCTCGCAGCAGGTGGCACACCACACGGTCAACGGTTGCAACCTGCGCACCGGTGATCTACTGGCCACCGGAACGGTCAGCGGACCGAGTCCCGATTCACTTGGTTGTTTGTTGGAAATCAGCCAGGGTGGGAAGCAGCCGCTTGCCCTAGCCACCGGCGAGACTCGGACATTCCTAGAAGACGGCGATCAGGTCACGCTGACCGGGTGGTGCCGGGGAGACGGTTATCGCATCGGCTTCGGCGAAGTGACCGGTACGGTGTTGCCGGCTAGAGAAGTGTAAATCGTGAACAAGGGGACGGCCCCATGTCTCAGCCACTATGGCGACCGACCGACGAGAGGATTGCTCAGGCAAACTTGACCGCATTCATCAAGCGGGTCCAGGGGTGTCGCCCGGCAGTCACCGACTTCAAAAGCCTGTACGAGTGGTCGATCGATCAACCGGAAGAGTTCTGGACGAGTGTCTGGGAGTTCTGCGACGTCCGCGCGGAGCGCAAATGGCACCGCGTCATCGCTGATCGTGTGAATCCGACGTTGCCCGTGATGGCAAAACAATGGTTTCCCGGCGCGACACTGAACTTTGCCGAAAACTTGATGCGATTTCGCGATGATCAGGAATCCTTGGTGTTTTGGAACGAACAGGGGCGGCAACGTTCGCTGACCTATCGCGAGCTGTTTGACAACGTTTCTCGCTTGGCAGCCGCACTTCGTCGCGACGGCGTCACCGTGGGGGATCGCGTTGCTGCGTTCATGCCCAATCTTCCCGAAACGGTGATCGCGATGTTGGCCACGACCAGCATCGGAGCGATCTGGTCGTCGACATCGCCCGATTTCGGGACCGAAGGCACGCTGGATCGCTTCGGCCAGATCAAGCCCAAGATCCTCTTCGCCGCCGACGGCTACCGGTACGCTGGCAAGGAATTCGATTCGATCGCTCGTGTGGTGCAGATCAGTCGGCAGATTCCCAGTATCAAGAAGACCGTGATCACCAGCTACTTGGGTCACGACAGGCCCAACAACCGTTTCGAACCGTCGATTTCCCTGGAAGATTACGTCGCCACGGCCCCAGGTGAATCAGGGCCATTGCCATTCGAACAATTGCCGTTTGACCATCCGATCTACATTCTCTATTCATCCGGCACGACGGGGGTTCCGAAGTGCATCGTGCACGGCGCAGGAGGAACCCTGCTTCAGCATCTGAAGGAGTTGGTCCTGCACACGGACCTGAAACGTGACGACCGCATCTTCTATTTCACCACCTGTGGATGGATGATGTGGAATTGGCTTGTTTCCAGTCTGGCCGTCGGAGCGACGGTGGTCCTGTACGATGGGTCGCCGATGCATCCCAGTCCCAACGTTTTGTGGGACATGGCCGAACAAGAACGAATCACCGTGTTCGGCACCAGTGCGAGGTATCTGACGGCAATCGAGAAAGCCGGCGTCGTGCCCGCAAAGACACATGATCTATCTTCGCTGCGGACGATTCTGTCGACCGGATCAACGCTGGCTGCGGAGAGTTTTAGCTACGTCTATGAAAATATCAAACGAGACGTCTGTCTTTCGTCCATCTCAGGCGGCACCGATCTGGTTTCCTGCTTTGCACTCGGAAACCCGATCGGTCCGGTCTATCGCGGCGAACTGCAAACGCGAGGGTTGGGCATGGACGTCCGCGTGTTTAACGAACAGGGCCGACCGGTCTGCGGCGAAAAGGGCGAGCTGGTTTGTGTGGCATCGTTCCCGTCGATGCCGATCCGATTTTGGAACGACGATGACGGTCAAAAGTATCGCGCGGCGTACTTTGAGCACTTTCCCGGCGTTTGGCGCCACGGCGATTGGGTGGAGCTGACCGAACATGACGGGATGACCTTTTTCGGACGAAGTGATGCGGTGCTCAACCCCGGGGGCGTGCGGATCGGAACGGCTGAAATCTACCGTCAAGTGGAAAAGTTGGGCGAAGTCCTCGAGAGCATCGTCACAACGAAGCAGTGTGACGACGATGAGCGGCTGGTCCTGTTCGTCAAGTTGAGGCCAAATCTGACGTTGGACGATTCATTGCGTGACAAGATCCGCAAGCAAATCCGCGACAACACAACGCCGCGACACGTGCCTTGGAAAATCCTGCAGGTCGCCGACATTCCTCGCACCAGAAGCGGCAAGATCGTCGAGTTGGCCGTGCGTGATGTGATCCACAACCGCCCGGTAAAAAACGAACACGCTTTGGCCAATCCCGAGGCGTTGCAATTGTACAAGGACTTGCCAGAACTGAAGACACCCAAGGGATAGCCGTCCACTGTCGCCGCGTGGCAGCGACCGGGAATCGGCTAAAGGCCAATACCGCTAAGTTAAGGTCGGGGGAGAAGCCCGGACGCTGGCGCGAACCGGCTGATGTCGGACGATGATCAGCCGTTTGGCGCGAGCCTACGGGCCCTCCCCGCAGGAAACAACGCTTAACTTAGCGGTATTGGCCTAAAGGCTAGACACCAACGGTTGCCGAAGGTCTTCGCGACTGTTGCTACTCCATTATGTGACCCAAGATCCGACCATGGACCGAACGATTGAACCCTTCAAGATCAAGATGGTCGAGCCGATCAAGTTGACCACGCGGGAACAGCGCGAAACGATCCTGCGCAGCGCCCACTTCAACATGTTTCAGATCGCTGCCGAGGATGTCATCATCGACCTTTTGACGGACAGTGGCACGTCGGCGATGAGCAGCAAGCAGTGGTCGGGGATCCTGGACGGCGATGAATCTTATGCGGGTGCTCGTAGCTGGTATCGATTTGAAAGCGTGATCCGTGATTTGACTGGGATGCCGCACGTTCTGCCCACGCATCAGGGGCGGGCGAGTGAACGGATTTTGTTCGAACTAGTGGGAGGTCCGGGCAAAGTCATTCCCGGCAACTATCACTTCGACACCACCCGCGGCAACATCGAACACTCCGGCGCCCGAGCGGTTGACTTACTGACCGAAGAAGCGTCCCACACACGCAGTCGTTACCCCTTCAAAGGCAACATCGATGTCAACCAGCTGAACCGGTTGATCGACGATGTCGGAGCTGAGCAGATTCCGTTGTGCGTCATCACGATCACCAACAATAGTGTTGGCGGTCAGCCCGTGAGTCTGGAAAACTTGCGTCAAACGCACGACATCTGCCAGCGTAGCGGTATCAAGTTGTTTCTCGACGCCGCGAGATTCGCTGAGAACGCTTGGCTGATCCACGAACGGGAATCGGGACAGAAGCACCGCAGCGTACGGGAGATCGTCCGCGAGATGTTTGATTTGGCCGACGGAGCGATGATCAGCGCCAAGAAAGATGGCCTGGTCAACATCGGTGGCGTGTTGCTGATGCGCGAGGACGACCTTGCACAGCGGGCGGACAGTCTGTTGATCTTGACCGAGGGCTTTGTCACCTATGGTGGATTGGCCGGTCGTGATCTGGAAGCGATGGCTCAAGGGTTCACGGAAGTCTTGGACGAAGACTACCTGGCCTACCGAATCGCCAGCGTCGCCTACCTGGGCCAGCGACTTTTAGATGCCGGTATTCAAATCATCGAGCCACCGGGAGGCCACGCGATCTACATCGATGCATGCGAATTCTGCCCGCACATTCCTGCTGAACAGTATCCCGGGCAATCGCTGGTTTGCGCGTTCTATCGACACGCAGGGATCCGAGCCGTAGAAATCGGCAGTGTGATGTTCGGTAAAAACCACTCGCATAAGGAATTGACTCGGCTGGCGATTCCGCGGAGGGTCTACACGAAAAGCCAGATCGATTACGTCGCGGACGCGATCATTGAAGTGCACCAGCAACGCCAGACGCTGCGTGGTTTGCGGATCACGGAAGCTTCACAGACGCTTCGCCACTTCACGGCGAAATTCGCCGAATTGTGACTTTCCTACGATAACCTAGCTGGACAGTGCCACTTTGGGGTAGCTACGCTCGATGCGAGCGTGGAAAACCCCGGGGATCCAGCTTCTGGCGAAGGTAGCTACGTTGGACCGGCGATTCACGGTGTTTTGTGAGCAAAGTGGCGCTGTCCAGCTAGTGGTTTTGGTTTGCGACATCAACCGCGCACCGTTTTACCCCCGGGAGTCGTTGTATGGACATCGATGGAGAGACAGTTCTTATTGCGGGAGGAAGCTCCGGATTGGGCGCCGCGTGCGTCGGTCGGCTACTACAAGAGCGAGCAAACGTCGTGATCGCTGATGTCAAGCCACCGGCGAATGAATCACAGCGGGAGTTTTATTGCCAAACCGATGTGACCGATGAGTCTTCGGTGAAAGACGCGATCGAGTTTGCCAAGAATCGTTTCGGCTCGCTACGCGGATGCGTCATTTGCGCCGGTGTGATTCACGCCCAGCGGATTGTCGGGCGTGACGGACCCTTCGACTTGGCTGAATTTCGACGCGTGATCGAAGTGAATTTGGTCGGGACGTTTAACGTCTTGCGACTGTGTGCCGCGGCAATCCAAGCCAACGCACCTGACGAAGAAGGCGAACGCGGCGCGATCGTGATGACTGCGTCCATCTCGGCGATGGAAGGACAGGTCGGTCAGGCGGCCTATTCGGCATCCAAGGGAGGTGTCGCTTCATTGACGTTGCCGGCGGCGCGTGAATTTGCGCCGTTGGGAATCCGTGTGGTGACGATCGCTCCGGGAGTCTTTCAAACGCCGTTGATGGACAACGTCAACGAAAAAGGATTGGCCGTTCTTCGAGATCAAACGTTGTTTCCGCCGCGATTCGGTCGCCCTGAAGAGTTCGCCGAAACGGTCCTCCACGTGCTGCAGAACCCGATGATGAACGGAACGGTCATCCGCCTCGACGGCGGCATGCGGATGCGTTAAGCCGGGGGAATTGCAGCAAAGGACCGCCCCGGTGTGGTCCAAGCGATTCGATGGGTACGACGGTCCCTTCCGGGCCGTCGGCGTTCGTTGCTCCGGGTACGACGGTCCCTTCTGGGCCGTCGTCCAGCGGACTCACCTCGACGGCCCGGAAGGGACCGTCGTACAGAGATCCAATGTCCGCATCTCACCCGATCGACCGAATCGAGGCACTTGGCATGCTATCCCGCGCTCAGACTTTCCGCGACTTCACGAATTTGGACATCGTCGTTGTTGCGATTCCCCGCCATCGCATGCTCAAAACGCCGCCGTGACTGGCGCAGAAACAGCCTAGCCGCTTGATGCGAATGTCGTACCGTCTCCGAAGCAGCGGTTTGCAACTCGTGATCCATGCGAGCGATCACGGCGGTTGATGCATACAGTTCCATCGCCGCACAGGCAATCCGCTCGTGAACCAGCTGGCGGTCCAGAATCTCCTCCCGATGCCGGATCAGTTCGCGCTGAACCGACAGACCGAACCGTTTGACGGCTTTGGACAACCACCGCGCGTGATCGCCGAGAGAGTCGCTGCGGGTCGTGATTTTCGGGCGACCGAGCAGGCGACCGAACTCCTGAACGACAAACTGGCCGATCACGCCCAAGGATTTCCAAGGGGCGTGCAGCGACTGAGCGACCCGGCGCAATCGTTCGCCCGGATCTCGCATCCCGACCAGGCCGATGAACGATGTCAGCACTTCATTGGCGCCTTCGCCGATCTGATTGATGCGGGCGTCGCGAAGCATTCGTTCCAGCGGCTGATCGGTAAAGTACGCGGCGCCGCCGTAAATCTGAAACGTCTCATTGACGATCTTCCACAGTCGCTCCGTCGTCCAAACCTTCAAGATCGCGGTTTCCAACATGTAATCGTCGCTACCGCGGTCGATCAGCCCGGCGGTCATGTGCGTCATCGCTTGCATGGCGTATAAATCCGCTGCCATCCGCGCCAGCTTCTTCTGAACCAATTCGAACGCCCCGATGGGTTGTCCGAATTGGATTCGCGTTCGGGCATGTCGGGTTGCCAATTGCAGGCAGCTTCGGGCCGCTCCGCTGCAACAGGCGCCGAAGGTCGTGCGGCCGAAATCGAGCACGGTCAACGCGACACGCAATCCCTTTCCTTCCCGGCCGAGCACGTTTTCGGCCGGAACACGCATGTTCTCGAATTCCAATTTGGCGGTCGCGGTTCCACGAATGCCCAGCTTTTCCATCCGCGGCTCCACCACCTGGAAACCCGGCATGTCAGGGGTCACTAAAAATGCCGTGACCGCGGTTTTCTCGGAACCCTCGATCGGCGTCCGGGCCATCACCGTCAGCAGATTGGCGATGGCGCCATTGGTGATGTAGCGTTTGCTGCCGTTAAGGACATAGTGCGATCCATCGGCGGCCGGCGTCGCGGTGGTCTGAACGTTCGCGGCATCGGATCCGGCTTGCACTTCGGTCAGTGCAAACGCGGCGATGGCTTTGCCGCTGACCAGGTCCGGCAGCCAGCGTTGTTTCTGTTGTTCGTTGCCGAACAGCAACAGCCCCCGCATTCCGATCGAATGGTGTGCATTGACAAAGATGGAGGTCGAACTGCAGCGTGATCCCAATTCTTCGAGCAATTGGCAGTACGCCAACTGTGAAAAACCTCGCCCGCCGGCAGACTCCGGTGCCGTCATGCCCAACAAGCCGATGCGTCCGAGATGGTGAATCAACTCGGCAGGGATGTCGGCGTTCCGGTCGATGTGCTCCGCGTCCAGGTACTGGTCACAGACGCGGCGCAGCTCATCGAGCGCGGCGGCCACGGATTCGGATTCCGCGGCCGCAAGTCGGGGGTACGGGAAGACCATTTGCTGGGCAAAGTATCCGTGATAAAGCTGTTTGGCAAAGCTTTCCGGATGGCTTTCGGCGAACAACAGCTCTTCGGCTTGCGCGAGTTGTTGCTTCCTCAGTTCCTGCTTCTCGATGTCGCCTTTTTCGATGGTTGTACTCATGACGATGCTCCGCTCAGCCCGTGCCCGCCCGTGATCACGTCTACCCATGACCGCGAGCTTGGTTGCTTGGCTGCCCGCGTTTCATCGATCAGCTGCTTCAGCCACTTCATGTAAGGAGTGCCGCCGGTTCCGCGCGGGTCGTCGGTTCGTTGATGGACGTAGCTGTCCGCCCAGCCATAGTGCACTTCGCGAAACGCCGCCATTGCCTCAAGCACCGCATTGAACTTCTCCGGCGAAGTACACGCTCGCGGCGAAGGCATCGCCTGGATTTCACCCAACAGCGCTTGGTGCTCGATCGGCATGAACCGTCGCAGATCGGCGAGATGTTCGGTCAAGATCGTCTGCCGGTGCTGCAGTTTCATGAACGCTTCCAACGCGGGCATGATGCTGCTTTGGGCCCCGGTTTCTCCGCGGAAATTCATGGGTTGGTCCGCGACCCCTTCGTAACTGACCTGTTCAAAGAAGCGGATGTATGGCCGGAACGTACGATGGTAGAGCTGCGGACGCATCCGCTCGGGGATCCGCCTCAGGACCTTCGTTTGTTTCTCAAGGGCGTCGGCGATGTCGCGCAGGCATT containing:
- the fahA gene encoding fumarylacetoacetase, producing MISTTDPRLRSFVPAEPESHFPIQNLPYGVFRPPGGTPRVGVAIGDRVLDLSVLASRHLLDVPEAEHVFSQGSLNAFMALGRTAWGQTRRTISHLLRSDVATIRDDIELREQTLLPIEEVELLLPIEIGDYTDFYSSRHHATNVGSMIRGPENALNPNWVHLPVAYHGRASSVVVSGTNVFRPRGQRLTAQGDAPSLGPSRAVDFELEVGFVIGTGNTLGHPVSIDQAEEHVFGVVLVNDWSARDIQKWEYQPLGPFLSKNFATSISPWVVTLEALAPFRSEGPRQDPPPLPYLAGTTNRTFDIHLEAVLRTSRMPKGQRITATNLRHVYWSFSQQVAHHTVNGCNLRTGDLLATGTVSGPSPDSLGCLLEISQGGKQPLALATGETRTFLEDGDQVTLTGWCRGDGYRIGFGEVTGTVLPAREV
- a CDS encoding acetoacetate--CoA ligase, which encodes MSQPLWRPTDERIAQANLTAFIKRVQGCRPAVTDFKSLYEWSIDQPEEFWTSVWEFCDVRAERKWHRVIADRVNPTLPVMAKQWFPGATLNFAENLMRFRDDQESLVFWNEQGRQRSLTYRELFDNVSRLAAALRRDGVTVGDRVAAFMPNLPETVIAMLATTSIGAIWSSTSPDFGTEGTLDRFGQIKPKILFAADGYRYAGKEFDSIARVVQISRQIPSIKKTVITSYLGHDRPNNRFEPSISLEDYVATAPGESGPLPFEQLPFDHPIYILYSSGTTGVPKCIVHGAGGTLLQHLKELVLHTDLKRDDRIFYFTTCGWMMWNWLVSSLAVGATVVLYDGSPMHPSPNVLWDMAEQERITVFGTSARYLTAIEKAGVVPAKTHDLSSLRTILSTGSTLAAESFSYVYENIKRDVCLSSISGGTDLVSCFALGNPIGPVYRGELQTRGLGMDVRVFNEQGRPVCGEKGELVCVASFPSMPIRFWNDDDGQKYRAAYFEHFPGVWRHGDWVELTEHDGMTFFGRSDAVLNPGGVRIGTAEIYRQVEKLGEVLESIVTTKQCDDDERLVLFVKLRPNLTLDDSLRDKIRKQIRDNTTPRHVPWKILQVADIPRTRSGKIVELAVRDVIHNRPVKNEHALANPEALQLYKDLPELKTPKG
- a CDS encoding tryptophanase; amino-acid sequence: MDRTIEPFKIKMVEPIKLTTREQRETILRSAHFNMFQIAAEDVIIDLLTDSGTSAMSSKQWSGILDGDESYAGARSWYRFESVIRDLTGMPHVLPTHQGRASERILFELVGGPGKVIPGNYHFDTTRGNIEHSGARAVDLLTEEASHTRSRYPFKGNIDVNQLNRLIDDVGAEQIPLCVITITNNSVGGQPVSLENLRQTHDICQRSGIKLFLDAARFAENAWLIHERESGQKHRSVREIVREMFDLADGAMISAKKDGLVNIGGVLLMREDDLAQRADSLLILTEGFVTYGGLAGRDLEAMAQGFTEVLDEDYLAYRIASVAYLGQRLLDAGIQIIEPPGGHAIYIDACEFCPHIPAEQYPGQSLVCAFYRHAGIRAVEIGSVMFGKNHSHKELTRLAIPRRVYTKSQIDYVADAIIEVHQQRQTLRGLRITEASQTLRHFTAKFAEL
- a CDS encoding SDR family NAD(P)-dependent oxidoreductase; this translates as MDIDGETVLIAGGSSGLGAACVGRLLQERANVVIADVKPPANESQREFYCQTDVTDESSVKDAIEFAKNRFGSLRGCVICAGVIHAQRIVGRDGPFDLAEFRRVIEVNLVGTFNVLRLCAAAIQANAPDEEGERGAIVMTASISAMEGQVGQAAYSASKGGVASLTLPAAREFAPLGIRVVTIAPGVFQTPLMDNVNEKGLAVLRDQTLFPPRFGRPEEFAETVLHVLQNPMMNGTVIRLDGGMRMR
- a CDS encoding acyl-CoA dehydrogenase family protein, which produces MSTTIEKGDIEKQELRKQQLAQAEELLFAESHPESFAKQLYHGYFAQQMVFPYPRLAAAESESVAAALDELRRVCDQYLDAEHIDRNADIPAELIHHLGRIGLLGMTAPESAGGRGFSQLAYCQLLEELGSRCSSTSIFVNAHHSIGMRGLLLFGNEQQKQRWLPDLVSGKAIAAFALTEVQAGSDAANVQTTATPAADGSHYVLNGSKRYITNGAIANLLTVMARTPIEGSEKTAVTAFLVTPDMPGFQVVEPRMEKLGIRGTATAKLEFENMRVPAENVLGREGKGLRVALTVLDFGRTTFGACCSGAARSCLQLATRHARTRIQFGQPIGAFELVQKKLARMAADLYAMQAMTHMTAGLIDRGSDDYMLETAILKVWTTERLWKIVNETFQIYGGAAYFTDQPLERMLRDARINQIGEGANEVLTSFIGLVGMRDPGERLRRVAQSLHAPWKSLGVIGQFVVQEFGRLLGRPKITTRSDSLGDHARWLSKAVKRFGLSVQRELIRHREEILDRQLVHERIACAAMELYASTAVIARMDHELQTAASETVRHSHQAARLFLRQSRRRFEHAMAGNRNNDDVQIREVAESLSAG
- a CDS encoding PrnB family protein codes for the protein MDTHFTKRGFLPVHDPATRFRRFPQLSSLDELGGSLPERLEQDDFRDQIRRTIIPRWPEDELRQSSLDELRLYYVRLGFLASAYINQVSQPRVHLLPSVLAVPLCHVCRILQRPPILSYDGYALYNWRRLDRRGPIALGNLETIQNFVKLEDEHWFILVHVEIEAIAAEILAAINRAEPALHGHDGDTADECLRDIADALEKQTKVLRRIPERMRPQLYHRTFRPYIRFFEQVSYEGVADQPMNFRGETGAQSSIMPALEAFMKLQHRQTILTEHLADLRRFMPIEHQALLGEIQAMPSPRACTSPEKFNAVLEAMAAFREVHYGWADSYVHQRTDDPRGTGGTPYMKWLKQLIDETRAAKQPSSRSWVDVITGGHGLSGASS